One window from the genome of Hydra vulgaris chromosome 02, alternate assembly HydraT2T_AEP encodes:
- the LOC136075894 gene encoding uncharacterized protein LOC136075894, whose product MNATYRPPSSSLKKFKTHLKPFLTNINKTRSHAYLVGDFNIDLINHASNNNVNNFINTLLQNNLIPSINKPMRVTNNSSTLLDNIITNNHLNNRLYTGIIKTDLSDHFPTFLVTSNILFNSIPSQSIIFRRQINENSVKKFQNLLKDNVDWNLVLQSHDVNNAYDLFLNQFCKQYDKAFPEKKITVKTKTVLTPWMSNGLLKSSKRKQKLYDKYLKKKTYKNEMTYKNYKNIFEKTKRNSKKLYYAKLLSKATGNTKQTWSVIKEIIGKNIYARNILPKKITIDKNTIYDKSIIADKLNSFFTNTGPNLALQIPLNSTPFESYLKNYDKVMDEPNLKLIELQTAFFCLKTNKSAGFDKINVNVVKSVYNIIEPSLFHIFNLSLKTGIVPEKLKIARITPIFKSGDDSNISNYRPISILPCFSKLLERIMYN is encoded by the coding sequence atgaatgcCACATATAGACCTCCATCTtctagcttaaaaaaatttaaaactcatcttAAACCATTCttaacaaatattaacaaaaccCGAAGTCATGCCTACTTAGTTGGGGATTTTAACATAGACCTAATAAACCATGCttcaaataataatgttaacaattttattaatactcttcttcaaaataatttaattccgTCAATAAACAAGCCAATGAGAGTGACTAACAACTCTTCTACACttcttgataatataataactaataaccATCTTAATAACCGTCTTTACACAGGCATAATCAAAACTGACTTATCAGATCATTTCCCAACATTTCTAGTTACTagcaatatattatttaacagtaTTCCTTCTCAATCCATTATATTTAggcgacagatcaatgaaaactcggtaaaaaaatttcaaaatcttttaaaagacaaCGTTGATTGGAATTTGGTATTGCAGTCACATGACGTTAACAACgcatatgatttatttttaaatcaattctgCAAGCAATATGATAAAGcatttcctgaaaaaaaaataactgtaaaAACCAAAACTGTTTTAACTCCATGGATGTCTAACGGGttactaaaatcttcaaaaagaaaacaaaagttatatgataagtacttgaaaaaaaaaacttataaaaacgaaatgacatataaaaattataaaaatatatttgaaaaaacaaaaaggaactcaaaaaagctttattatgcAAAGCTATTGAGCAAAGCCACCGGAAACACTAAACAAACATGGagtgtaattaaagaaataataggaaaaaatatttatgcgaGAAACATTCtgccaaaaaaaataacaattgataaaaacacaatttatgATAAATCAATTATTGCTGATAAACTAAACAGCTTCTTTACTAATACTGGTCCGAATTTGGCATTACAAATTCCTTTGAATTCAACACCATTtgaatcttatttaaaaaattacgatAAAGTCATGGATGAAcctaatttaaaactaattgaaTTGCAAACCGCCTTTTTTTGCCTTAAAACTAACAAAAGTGCTGGATTTGATAAAATTAACGTTAATGTTGTAAAAtcagtatataatataatagaacCCTCGTTATTTCACATATTTAATCTTTCACTTAAAACAGGTATAGTCCCTGAAAAGCTAAAAATTGCACGAATCACGCCGATATTTAAGTCCGGAGATGACTcaaatatttctaattatagGCCAATATCTATTttaccttgtttttcaaaattacttgaGAGGATAATGTACAATTGA